From the Maridesulfovibrio zosterae DSM 11974 genome, the window GGTGTTCAGCATCAGCTAAATGTTATCAGCTATGTAAAAATTAAGAATAAAATAATCCCTCAGAACACCCGAATATCTGCCCAAGAGATTCGACTGACCGTCCCGAAGTAAGTACAATCAGGTAATCTCCTGCAAGTACTTTGAAAGAAGACTCAGGCATTTTAATCACATTCTGGCTTTGTCCTTCACCGCGACTAACTCCAATAGCAAGTACATTGAACTGTTCTTTAAGTTCATTGAAAATATCACCATAACTCGATTCTGCAAACCTATTGCTGCTCTGGATATAGTACTGCTGGATATCATAATCGCCATTTTCTGTTGCTGAGGCCAGAATATCTTCATTAAATCTGGCGACACTCGGTTCAAAAATATAACTGGCTACTATTTTAGATGATATATCATTACGGCAGATAGTAAAACTTACGCCTGCACTGGTAAACGTTTCCTTCAATTCAGAGTTATCGATAGTGACCACAAATGACAGGTGTGGATAATATTTTTTGGCATTAATAACAAAAACCAGATTTTTAGTATCATCCCCAAGGTTGGGCATTAATGCTACGGCTTTTTCCGCATTAGCTTTTTTAAGGCATTCCCGGCAGTTCATATCTGTGTAGATAACAAAGACCTGATTGCGACTGAAACTCTCGTATATAAAATCGATATGCTCTTTATTATCTGTAGCTATACAGACTTTCTTTCCTGAATGGACAAGCTGAGTTACAACATCTTCCGAAAATTCGTTCCAGCCGACAATGATTACATGATTGCTGAAATTAGTCCCATCAAAACCCATTTTGTGCCTCTCTGCCAGAGCGTTAATATGTTCGCTAAGTTTACCGACAATAAAACCCAATATCCCAATACTGCCAAGAACCATAGTCATGGATATAATTTTACCGGCAATAGATTTGGGATAAAGATCACCGTACCCTACAGTGGTGAGGGTCACCAGTGAATACCAGAACGCATCAAAGAGAGTTTTAATATTAGAACTCTCACAGGTAGACTCACAGTAATAAATAAGCAGAATAACAATCGAATAACCAACTATTCCTGCCAATAAAAAAAGACTGCTCTTCTTCATGTCATGCCATTGTTAGATTATTATCATCAATTACTCGGCCAGCTGTCATCAAAAAAGAATACCACCAGCTTAACGACGGAGCGAAATACTGCTCTTCAGGATCAGCTCAAAGTATGTGTCTTTTATGAAGCTTCTCTAATATTTATTTAATACTCAAAAATAGTTTGAAAAGATTATTTTAATATTTCACAACAATTGTGGGACTACATATAAATTTATACTTTAAAAAAAGAATCCCTGACTAATAAGTCAAGGATTCCAAACTTTCAACCAAGATATAAACACCTTGTTATAAAGACTGTTGCCTTTTAACAGCTAATATGGAAACGGGGGAATGCTCTGCACCATCATTTTTAAAACAAACAAAAATCAGATACAAAAGACCTAAAACAGGAATCAAGGCAGCAAAAATAAGTTTTGGGTTTCTGCCTAAAGCATTTAGACGGCGGACAAAGACAGCTATACTGGAAAGTATTGTACCGACTATAAAAAGTCCGGTAATCGTATGCAACACCTTAACGGCAAAAGCATGATCGGTGGCATAGCATAGAAATGTAAGTACGCAAATAATAGCAGTATGAATCAACGCAAAATGCGCAAATTCCTCACGACTTTCCGTTCCATAAAAATCATTAAATTTTTTCAGCATTTCAATATATTTTTTCATATTTAACTCTTAGTCTTAAAGACAAACTGATTATAATTTTTCCATAAATTCATTAAAGAACAAAAGGCCGGAGATAGGATTCCGGCCTTTTGTCATATTAACTACAACTAATTGTATATTATTTTACGCCATGACTATTCAAAAATGAAGTATAACGCCTATCTTCACCCTGAATATGCTTAATAAGCCAATCTTTCAGGAAATGCATAACTTCCATTGTAACCTTGGCCTTTCCGCTACGCAGTTCGGAATCAAATTCCATAACTTGATCTACAAATTTTTTATGAAGAACTTTATGTTCAGCTGAATATTGATAACCAAACTTATCAAAAAGCAACTCTTCAGTCCTGAAATGATCTACTGTGTAATTCTTAAGTTCTGCAACCAGTTCTTCCATAACTCTGCCGGAAGCCCGGTTGCGCATTGCTTTATGCAAACCATTGATCATCCCGACCAACTTTTTATGCTGTACATCAATAGCCTTTACTCCGACAGAATAAGCTGAATCACTCCAAGTAACTAATTCACTGCCAGAAGCAGCTTCAAGTTCTCCTGTAGCAAGTCCCTGGATAAGAGAGTCAAGCTCCTGTACCAGGCCGGAAACTTCAATAAGAACGTTTCGTGCTTGATCCATCCCCTCAGCTGTGTCCTGCGCCACTCGCGTTACG encodes:
- a CDS encoding potassium channel family protein, with the translated sequence MAGIVGYSIVILLIYYCESTCESSNIKTLFDAFWYSLVTLTTVGYGDLYPKSIAGKIISMTMVLGSIGILGFIVGKLSEHINALAERHKMGFDGTNFSNHVIIVGWNEFSEDVVTQLVHSGKKVCIATDNKEHIDFIYESFSRNQVFVIYTDMNCRECLKKANAEKAVALMPNLGDDTKNLVFVINAKKYYPHLSFVVTIDNSELKETFTSAGVSFTICRNDISSKIVASYIFEPSVARFNEDILASATENGDYDIQQYYIQSSNRFAESSYGDIFNELKEQFNVLAIGVSRGEGQSQNVIKMPESSFKVLAGDYLIVLTSGRSVESLGQIFGCSEGLFYS
- a CDS encoding DUF805 domain-containing protein: MKKYIEMLKKFNDFYGTESREEFAHFALIHTAIICVLTFLCYATDHAFAVKVLHTITGLFIVGTILSSIAVFVRRLNALGRNPKLIFAALIPVLGLLYLIFVCFKNDGAEHSPVSILAVKRQQSL